Within the Bacteroidota bacterium genome, the region GTTTACCCTTTAAATGAAATGCAGCAGTGTCATTCTTAATCCTGATATGGATGTTATCACCTTCATAATATTTAAAATTTTTTATAGTTCCGGCATACTCAACTAAAAGTATCTTCTGAGCCTGTAAATTTACCGATACTATTAGACAATAAAGAAAAGGAATAAAACAGGATTTTTGCATATATCTCAGTCATATCGGTTGTAATACAAAACTAATTATTATTACAAGTCATTTATGCGATTATTGAAGGTCGCTTCGTTTATTTTTTGTTGAAAATCAACAAAAAACTAATTTTGTATGGACGAGATACTATAAAATTATTCCTTTTTCAATACCTGTAAATGTGAAGTTCATCAGATTACAAGTCTTTGTGCCCCTTTTAATTTTGTTTGCTTCTTTTTTGGAGAATTGCCAAAGAGACCAAGTTAGTAAGGATGAATGCATTATACTTGGAAGATTTACCGGTATGGATGGGAGGACATTGTACCTAAAAGAGGTAGATATTCGCCAGTTAAGGCCGATTGATTCAATCCGTATAAAAACAAATGATGAAAAATTCAAATTCCATCTAAATGTCATTGAACCTGGGTTCTATGTCATCCAGATAGGAACGTATGATTATTTCCCTCTTGTATTAAAAAGAGGAGATATTATTGATTTCCAGGCCGATGCATATGATGTTCATCGATCATACATGGTTAGCGGTACCAGTGATAATATTATCTTAAAACATTATTTTGATTTCACAAATCGCAATGAGGAAAGAATTCAGAAACTAAACCAGGTATTCCTCAAGAGCAAAGAATTGCCAGATTTTGCAAGAATCAGGGATTCTATCAATGTTATTTATGAAACGATCATTCAAGATCAGCAGGATTCTGTTAAAAAAATCATCCGGCAGAATCCCGGATCACTTTCATCGCTTTTCATTATCAACCAGAAATTTGGTCCGCAACCTGTTTTAAATGAGAAGGATCATTTGAATTATTTTTTAATATTAGACAGCGCTCTGACGATAAACTATCCAACTAACAAGCATACATTAGATCACCATAAACGCATAGCGTCGTATAAGGAGGTAGAAATGGAGAGGCAGCTTATACTTGAAAATCTCAAAATTGGATCGAAAGCTCCAGATATAAGCTTAAATGATCCTCAGGGTATTCCTCATAAACTCTCGGATTATAGAAATAAAATCGTTTTACTCGATTTTTGGGCTGCCTGGTGTGCACCATGCCGGAAAGAAAACCAAAACCTTATTGCACTTTATGAAAAATATAAAAACAGGGATTTTGAGATTTTTAGTGTATCACTTGACAATAACAAAGACTTATGGGTCAATGTCATTAAAACGGATAAAATAACCTGGATACAAGTCAGTGATCTAAAATATCCCAGCTCACCCATCCAAAAAATCTACAATGTGGAGGAGATTCCACAATCCTATCTTATTGACCGGGAGGGCAAGATCATCGAAAAGAATTTAAAAGGTAAAGATCTGGCAGATAAACTAAAGGAATTGTTTAAATAAACATCAGCATATTGGAACTTACGGCTAAGAATCAAAACATGAAAGGAAAAATTTATTTTGCTTCTGATTTTCACCTTGGCATACCTGACCATGATAACAGTTTAAGAAGAGAAAAATTATTTATAAAGTGGTTGGATGAAGTAAAGCAGGATGCTTATGAGATCTACCTGATGGGTGATATCTTTGATTTCTGGTTTGAATATACTACAGTAGTTCCTAAAGGATTTGTGCGATTATTGGGTAAGCTGGCCGAAATTACAGATGAAGGTATACCCATTCATCTTTTCCGTGGCAATCATGATGTATGGGCATTCGACTATCTGGAAAAAGAGATCCATATTCAACTGCACCGGAATCCGGAGATCAAGGAATTTTCCGGTCAAAAGTTTTATCTGGCACATGGTGACGGA harbors:
- a CDS encoding TlpA disulfide reductase family protein → MPLLILFASFLENCQRDQVSKDECIILGRFTGMDGRTLYLKEVDIRQLRPIDSIRIKTNDEKFKFHLNVIEPGFYVIQIGTYDYFPLVLKRGDIIDFQADAYDVHRSYMVSGTSDNIILKHYFDFTNRNEERIQKLNQVFLKSKELPDFARIRDSINVIYETIIQDQQDSVKKIIRQNPGSLSSLFIINQKFGPQPVLNEKDHLNYFLILDSALTINYPTNKHTLDHHKRIASYKEVEMERQLILENLKIGSKAPDISLNDPQGIPHKLSDYRNKIVLLDFWAAWCAPCRKENQNLIALYEKYKNRDFEIFSVSLDNNKDLWVNVIKTDKITWIQVSDLKYPSSPIQKIYNVEEIPQSYLIDREGKIIEKNLKGKDLADKLKELFK